The following proteins are encoded in a genomic region of Pangasianodon hypophthalmus isolate fPanHyp1 chromosome 26, fPanHyp1.pri, whole genome shotgun sequence:
- the mxra5a gene encoding matrix-remodeling-associated protein 5 isoform X1 → MGRCVVRVLTLFTLAALARSARGCPRPCACPQPGEVHCTFRSLLTVPAGVSRQVERMNLGFNTINRITDRSFAGMRKLELLMMHGNNIHNIPDGAFHDLISLQMMKMSYNKLKIISRRTFQGLWNLARLHLDHNHLEFIHPDAFQGLTSLRLLQLEGNRLQQLHPATFATFSVLSYFPMSTLKHLYLSENGLTTLSQKMLATMPQLENLFLHENPWTCDCRIKWFKEWSSSAPADVLKCKKDRAFPGGQLCPVCFSPRQLKKKDLRELDNPKCTSPVISAPHRTSTLDTESELMTLDDFSQPLGNVSLGLTDEHGNQVDLNCHVNEPTKSTRMNWNHVNSFQINTNVTVTLDLECPIDRGTYEKLWRLVAYYSDVPAHLKREIMLSKDPHISYRYRQDAEMDAVYFTGMKANMVAEPAWIMQSAVNLQLNRPQSTSKRVRLTLSTHLTQLVEAEEERQQRRQWVLIESRNSTKISQVVVVGNPIQMHCNVHSSGNPSIKWMLPNGSKVEAPYQSSDNRITVSPSGLLAITAVDHSDSGVYYCIAIVVGDVSILPFRLTVEDSSTPAPGSEGMAEPMAGVAGRPVSLPCVALGSPDPDINWILPDNTIINTWSNLSRMFVASNGTLTIRNSQLSDNGFYKCVAETQHGVDSLATKVTLTRPSGGHPIRKYSSRPQPAEGVSTKIKAPINNDVEASGDNENEGPEAKTFEQLDTSYKRRIPNAPVRGGHPTRKVWRRPPLPRRQIISKGAERSNRTEIRRRINVSNGQIDPEHWANILAKVRNSGDNAKTTTTTTSSVLTSTNRLQQVDTAITKQSESLKRMEGSIPDSSTTRATPQEASHTVTASETSVQTTALSLDIKPLDAEDQIHITYQIAAPEVNQDSDLIDAAYTTIGPQPTAHSVIDADIAKWDEVSTVESTTLFQHNQSHTLGSKETEAIPRARGDGNDNAGDNEDSILKSHGIEVYQGKSDHSPISTTSMVFEEQNPKNYYATRLSTDIAKTALQEKHDSSQIPVLTTMAPRSQSTLENDRGTHTTSINLKPPSHARVSSNSKRKNNGRRRKPNRKSTKPILSQSAYFMNITPKPTTLAIVSEVTKMTATSESKIATSTGVMSIGAKVNSTVPLTDIQATSLSETSNENRSDPLLDIRNTISPDTSVSEKVSEAEHTPLPYAIPHNISLGNTVLSVSSSTSLGFIGQSNIHRETVSTLPPLIQNTPSTDHETVISLHPLMGIHFEEAESESTTGHPSSGIKYDTSSESPQTQSEAIPGASLDKAENQYKSSENKFVTPSKELVKAFSLKPFPSSAVRTQHEIIASHDSEIPSGSTKANIYEGAPENSQVTTERFITSQNAQQSGMATTTKLNSASPNGKQETVSGRKAEIAEENTVPLMEDHNPVTTLKTTTAITANTPTTTPPPKTLSVTTLPPTTPKRCRPSVSHPHTSFQNIPSIWGRSGIPDSPNHIPDRHRERIVNPEQSIRSPNRNRPTEFHSTSLSEHIKTDSTDTELSTKKPKPQTTLKVPTTTPEVLVPPPRQTLPVKPNGSSSFIHHPTSTYSVDHSQQKPVIPARRGRPKIINTNISTVTVQAESDAYLPCVAVGEPRPFLSWTKISTGASITQNTKIQRFEVHPNGTLTIRNILPLDQGQYLCSVQNQYGQDKLVVTLIVLAEHPRVFQPRYQDITKTLGDTIDLECRSQGNPHPRTTWVLPNRAIVHMEAPSLGTHEHRISILANGTLRIKSATYTDRGVYKCIASNAAGADTISVRLTVAALPPVIQQLKNENITLPEGSTVYLNCSAKGAPPPAISWSMPNGVQLHSSEFVSGLNLFVFNNGTLYIRGLSPANAGKYECTATNTVGISSRAVSLTVKKSIASARARITSSSPQKTDVIYGGKLQLDCVAAGDPEPRVIWRTPSKKLVDAHYSYDPRIKVFANGSLSIHSVTEKDEGDYLCAAHNKMGDDYAPLKVSILTKPAKIEQKTQINQKVMYGGDLKVDCVASGLPNPQIQWALPDGTMVNSIMKSDRSSGGPSSRYVVFDNGTLFFNDVGMHEEGDYTCYAENQIGKDEMKVHVKVVADVPVIRNKTFEVIRVMYGDSASLKCTAKGEPNPHILWFSPTNRVIPSASDKYLIHNDGTLVIQKVQRFDGGNYTCLARNSAGQDRKVARLEILVSPPAINGLRGSTNSLKVSAMKNQRKLIHCEASGTPVPHVLWVFPENVILPAPYYGTRMTVHRNGTLDIHSLRVTDTAKLTCIARNEGGEARLMVQLDVMDIIEKPRLKSPKTESFTLTVGRTMMLNCSVEGSPAPQLTWVLPSGSPLMSGSQFNKFYHRSDGTLVITNPAVSEAGTYRCLGRNAGGLVERTVVLTPGRKPEINNRYNSPVSVINGESLQLHCLSTSDPVRLTWTLPSGVVLNRPQRAGRYAVLPNGTLSIQQASVYDRGSYTCRAANEYGSSLLTIPVAIIAYSPRISSGPPPTTYARRGVAVQLNCVATGIPKAEVAWETPDRTRLIVSTQPRLFGNKYIHPQGFLIIQNPTPRDTGFYRCTARNVIGVDSKGTYLHVY, encoded by the exons ATGGGCCGCTGTGTTGTGCGCGTGCTGACTCTCTTTACGCTGGCGGCGCTGGCGAGAAGCGCGCGAGGCTGTCCGCGTCCGTGCGCGTGCCCGCAGCCCGGAGAGGTTCACTGCACGTTTCGCTCTCTGCTCACGGTGCCTGCTGGCGTGTCCCGACAAGTGGAGCGCATGAACCTAGG GTTCAACACAATAAACCGAATAACAGACAGATCTTTTGCTGGTATGCGAAAGCTAGAACTCCTTATGATGCATGGGAATAATATTCATAACATTCCTGATGGAGCATTTCATGATCTAATATCTCTTCAG atgatgaagatgagctACAACAAGCTGAAGATCATTAGTAGACGCACATTTCAAGGTCTCTGGAATTTAGCAAGGCTGCACCTGGACCATAACCATCTGGAGTTCATACACCCGGATGCATTCCAAGGCCTCACCTCTCTCCGCCTGCTTCAGTTGGAAGGCAACCGTCTGCAGCAGCTCCATCCAGCCACCTTTGCAACTTTCTCTGTACTCAGCTACTTCCCCATGTCCACTCTGAAGCACCTGTACCTGTCCGAGAATGGGCTTACAACACTATCACAAAAGATGTTAGCTACTATGCCTCAACTGGAGAACTTGTTCTTGCATGAGAACCCCTGGACCTGTGACTGTAGGATAAAATGGTTCAAAGAGTGGAGCTCAAGTGCACCAG CAGATGTACTCAAATGCAAGAAAGATAGAGCTTTCCCTGGAGGACAGTTGTGCcctgtgtgtttctctcctagacaactaaagaaaaaagatcTTCGGGAGCTAGACAACCCAAAATGCACTAGTCCTGTCATTAGTGCCCCTCACAGGACCTCTACCCTGGACACAGAGAGTGAACTCATGACATTAGATGACTTCAGTCAACCTCTTGGGAATGTTTCACTTGGCTTGACAGACGAACATGGAAACCAAGTAGATCTGAATTGTCATGTCAATGAACCGACCAAGTCGACCAGAATGAACTGGAACCATGTTAACTCATTTCAGATTAACACAAATGTCACTGTGACATTAGATCTAGAATGCCCAATTGACAGGGGCACTTATGAAAAGCTATGGAGACTTGTTGCGTATTATAGTGATGTACCTGCTCACCTGAAAAGGGAGATTATGTTGAGCAAAGACCCTCATATTAGCTACAGGTATCGGCAGGATGCAGAAATGGATGCTGTTTACTTCACTGGCATGAAAGCCAATATGGTGGCAGAACCTGCATGGATAATGCAGTCAGCAGTGAACTTACAGTTAAATAGACCTCAGTCCACAAGTAAAAGGGTTAGACTAACTCTCAGCACCCATCTAACACAGTTGGTAGAGGCAGAGGAAGAGAGGCAACAGAGGAGACAGTGGGTTTTGATAGAGTCCAGAAACAGCACCAAAATATCTCAGGTTGTTGTGGTGGGCAACCCAATTCAGATGCACTGCAATGTGCACAGCTCAGGGAACCCATCAATAAAGTGGATGCTGCCCAATGGGTCTAAAGTTGAGGCCCCATATCAAAGCAGCGATAACAGGATCACAGTGTCTCCATCTGGTTTGTTGGCTATAACAGCTGTGGATCACTCGGACTCAGGTGTTTATTACTGTATAGCAATAGTGGTAGGTGATGTAAGTATTCTTCCCTTTCGTCTGACAGTGGAGGACTCTTCTACTCCAGCTCCTGGAAGTGAGGGTATGGCTGAACCTATGGCAGGAGTCGCTGGCAGGCCTGTTTCTCTTCCCTGTGTAGCCCTGGGTTCTCCTGATCCAGATATAAATTGGATCCTGCCAGACAACACTATTATAAACACATGGTCAAATTTATCCAGGATGTTTGTGGCCTCAAATGGAACTTTAACCATTCGCAATAGCCAGCTCTCAGACAATggtttttataaatgtgtggCTGAAACTCAACATGGTGTGGACTCATTAGCCACAAAAGTAACTCTGACAAGGCCCTCCGGAGGACATCCTATAAGGAAATATTCCAGTAGACCTCAGCCTGCAGAAGGAGTCTCAACCAAAATAAAAGCTCCAATAAATAATGATGTGGAAGCATCTGGGGACAATGAAAATGAAGGGCCTGAAGCAAAAACTTTTGAACAATTGGATACCTCTTATAAAAGGAGAATTCCAAATGCTCCTGTACGGGGTGGACACCCAACCAGAAAGGTGTGGAGACGTCCTCCCTTGCCAAGAAGACAAATAATCTCTAAGGGAGCTGAAAGGAGTAACCGGACAGAAATAAGGAGAAGAATCAATGTGTCAAATGGCCAGATAGATCCAGAGCATTGGGCTAACATTCTGGCAAAAGTCCGCAATAGTGGTGACAATGCAAAAACGACTACAACTACAACAAGTTCTGTTTTGACTAGCACAAATAGATTACAGCAGGTCGACACTGCTATCACAAAGCAATCAGAATCTCTTAAGAGAATGGAGGGATCAATACCAGATAGTAGTACAACCAGAGCAACACCACAAGAAgcatcacacacagtcacagcaTCAGAGACATCGGTGCAAACCACTGCACTCAGCTTAGATATAAAACCACTGGATGCTGAAGATCAGATACACATAACCTACCAAATCGCTGCACCCGAAGTCAACCAAGATTCTGACTTGATTGATGCTGCATATACCACAATTGGTCCACAGCCTACTGCTCATTCAGTGATAGATGCAGATATTGCCAAGTGGGATGAAGTGAGCACTGTTGAGAGCACAACTCTTTTTCAACATAACCAAAGCCACACGTTGGGTAGCAAAGAAACTGAAGCAATTCCCAGGGCTAGAGGTGATGGGAATGACAATGCTGGTGATAATGAAGatagcattttaaaaagccATGGAATTGAGGTTTATCAAGGAAAGTCTGACCACAGTCCAATATCCACCACATCTATGGTTTTTGAAGAACAAAACCCGAAAAATTATTATGCTACTCGTCTATCTACTGACATTGCAAAAACTGCATTGCAAGAGAAACATGACAGTTCACAAATTCCAGTGCTTACCACTATGGCACCAAGATCTCAATCCACTTTAGAAAATGACAGAGGAACGCATACTACCTCAATTAATCTTAAGCCTCCCTCACATGCTAGGGTCTCATCCAATTCAAAACGTAAGAATAATGGCAGACGAAGAAAGCCTAATAGAAAAAGTACAAAACCAATACTGTCCCAATCTGCATACTTCATGAATATCACACCAAAGCCCACTACTTTAGCCATTGTTTCTGAGGTCACCAAGATGACTGCCACATCTGAGTCGAAAATAGCAACATCTACAGGGGTTATGAGCATTGGAGCCAAAGTGAATAGCACTGTTCCACTTACTGACATCCAGGCAACATCACTTAGTGAAACAAGTAATGAAAACAGATCAGACCCTTTATTGGACATCAGAAATACTATATCCCCTGATACTTCTGTCAGTGAGAAAGTGTCAGAAGCAGAGCATACACCATTGCCATATGCTATACCACATAATATATCCCTAGGCAATACAGTGTTGTCAGTGTCTTCATCAACATCCTTAGGTTTTATAGGACAATCAAACATACACAGAGAAACAGTTTCTACTCTACCTCCTCTAATTCAGAACACTCCATCTACTGACCATGAGACAGTTATAAGCCTCCATCCCCTGATGGGAATACATTTTGAAGAGGCAGAAAGTGAAAGCACTACAGGACATCCCAGCTCAGGGATAAAATATGACACATCCTCTGAGAGTCCTCAAACACAATCAGAAGCAATACCAGGTGCAAGTCTAGACAAAGCAGAAAATCAGTATAAGTCTAGTGAAAATAAATTTGTGACTCCATCCAAGGAGCTTGTGAAGGCGTTCTCACTTAAACCTTTCCCCTCATCTGCTGTGAGAACCCAGCATGAAATCATTGCAAGCCATGACTCAGAAATCCCTAGCGGTTCAACAAAAGCAAACATCTATGAGGGGGCTCCTGAGAATTCTCAGGTTACAACAGAGAGGTTCATAACATCCCAAAATGCTCAACAATCTGGTATGGCCACTACAACAAAACTAAACAGTGCTTCACCTAATGGAAAACAAGAAACAGTCTCAGGTAGGAAGGCTGAAATTGCAGAAGAAAATACTGTACCTCTGATGGAAGATCATAACCCTGTCACCACcctgaaaacaacaacagcaattaCTGCTAATActccaacaacaacaccaccaccaaaaaCATTATCAGTAACAACACTGCCTCCAACAACTCCAAAGAGATGTAGACCCTCTGTAAGCCACCCACATACATCTTTCCAGAATATACCTTCCATTTGGGGCAGGTCAGGTATACCTGACAGTCCAAATCATATtcctgacagacacagagaaagaattGTAAACCCAGAGCAGAGTATCAGGTCACCTAATAGAAACAGGCCAACTGAATTTCATTCAACAAGTCTATCAGAACATATTAAAACAgatagcactgacactgaattaagCACCAAAAAGCCAAAACCACAAACTACACTTAAAGTTCCCACAACTACCCCAGAAGTCCTAGTTCCTCCTCCAAGACAAACCCTTCCTGTGAAGCCAAATGGTAGTTCTTCCTTTATCCACCATCCTACATCCACCTACAGTGTCGATCATTCTCAGCAAAAGCCAGTTATCCCAGCCAGAAGAGGACGGCCTAAGATTATCAACACCAATATTAGCACAGTGACAGTACAGGCTGAATCTGATGCCTATCTACCCTGTGTGGCTGTAGGAGAGCCTAGACCCTTCCTCTCCTGGACTAAGATCTCAACAG GAGCCAGCATTACTCAGAACACAAAGATTCAGCGATTTGAAGTCCACCCTAATGGCACCCTCACAATCCGCAATATCCTTCCATTAGACCAAGGCCAGTACCTCTGCAGTGTCCAGAACCAGTATGGACAAGACAAATTGGTGGTCACTTTGATAGTCTTAGCTGAACACCCCAGGGTGTTTCAGCCACGCTATCAAGACATAACCAAAACCCTGGGAGATACTATTGATTTGGAGTGTCGTTCCCAAGGAAACCCTCATCCTCGCACTACATGGGTGCTCCCTAATAGGGCAATAGTACATATGGAAGCTCCCTCACTTGGTACACATGAACATCGAATTTCAATTTTAGCCAATGGCACACTCCGGATTAAATCTGCTACATACACAGATCGTGGGGTTTATAAGTGCATTGCTAGCAATGCAGCTGGTGCAGACACTATATCTGTTCGTCTTACAGTTGCTGCTTTACCTCCAGTGATCCAGCAACTGAAGAATGAGAATATTACACTCCCAGAAGGCAGCACTGTCTACCTGAACTGCAGTGCCAAAGGTGCTCCTCCTCCTGCGATAAGCTGGTCTATGCCAAATGGTGTGCAGCTTCATTCTTCAGAATTTGTTAGTGGCCTCAACCTCTTTGTTTTCAACAATGGGACCCTGTACATTCGTGGGTTGAGTCCGGCAAATGCAGGGAAATATGAATGCACGGCTACTAATACAGTTGGGATTTCATCCAGAGCTGTTAGTTTGACAGTGAAAAAATCTATTGCATCAGCCAGAGCCAGGATTACTTCCTCATCTCCACAGAAAACAGATGTCATCTATGGGGGAAAGCTGCAACTGGACTGTGTTGCAGCGGGAGATCCAGAGCCGAGGGTCATCTGGAGGACTCCATCCAAAAAGCTTGTGGATGCTCATTATag TTACGATCCACGAATCAAGGTGTTTGCCAATGGGTCACTGTCTATCCACTCTGTAACAGAGAAAGATGAAGGTGACTATCTTTGTGCTGCACATAACAAAATGGGAGATGATTATGCACCCCTTAAGGTCAGTATCTTGACAAAGCCAGCCAAGATTGAGCAGAAGACACAGATCAACCAGAAGGTGATGTACGGGGGTGACCTGAAAGTCGACTGTGTTGCATCAGGTCTACCAAACCCACAGATCCAGTGGGCTCTGCCTGATGGCACTATGGTCAACAGCATTATGAAATCTGACAGGAGCAGTGGTGGTCCAAGTAGTAGATATGTGGTTTTTGACAATGGCACCTTATTCTTTAATGATGTGGGGATGCACGAGGAAGGTGATTACACATGTTATGCTGAGAACCAGATTGGCAAAGATGAGATGAAAGTACATGTCAAGGTGGTGGCAGATGTACCTGTGATCAGAAACAAGACCTTTGAGGTAATCAGGGTCATGTATGGAGATTCAGCCTCACTGAAGTGTACTGCCAAAGGAGAGCCTAACCCTCATATACTGTGGTTCTCTCCAACAAATAGAGTGATTCCTTCTGCCTCAGACAAGTACTTGATCCATAATGATGGGACACTGGTCATTCAGAAAGTGCAGCGCTTTGATGGCGGGAACTACACATGTCTAGCCAGGAACAGTGCAGGGCAAGATCGTAAAGTGGCCAGGCTGGAAATCCTGGTATCACCTCCTGCTATCAATGGGCTAAGAGGCTCCACAAACTCTTTGAAAGTGTCTGCAATGAAGAATCAAAGAAAGCTGATCCACTGTGAGGCTTCTGGTACTCCTGTTCCTCATGTGCTATGGGTTTTCCCAGAGAATGTTATTCTGCCAGCACCATACTATGGAACCCGGATGACAGTCCATCGAAATGGCACACttgatattcattcattaaggGTAACCGACACAGCTAAATTAACCTGCATTGCTCGTAACGAAGGTGGGGAAGCAAGGCTCATGGTACAACTTGATGTGATGGACATTATAGAGAAACCAAGACTCAAGAGTCCTAAAACGGAATCTTTCACTCTAACTGTTGGCAGGACAATGATGCTAAATTGTTCTGTTGAAGGTTCCCCAGCACCACAATTGACCTGGGTTCTTCCTAGTGGTTCTCCACTAATGAGTGGCTCCCAATTTAACAAGTTCTACCACAGGTCTGATGGGACTTTGGTAATTACTAACCCGGCTGTGTCAGAGGCGGGAACGTATCGATGCTTGGGGCGCAATGCTGGTGGACTGGTTGAGAGGACTGTAGTGCTGACTCCAGGGCGGAAGCCAGAGATTAATAACAGATACAACTCACCTGTTAGTGTGATAAATGGTGAAAGCCTACAGTTGCACTGTCTGTCTACTAGTGACCCTGTCCGTCTTACATGGACTTTGCCAAGTGGGGTTGTTCTAAACCGACCTCAACGGGCAGGTCGCTATGCTGTTCTACCAAATGGTACTCTTTCCATCCAGCAGGCTTCTGTGTACGACAGGGGCTCTTACACGTGCCGTGCCGCAAACGAATATGGAAGCTCCTTGCTAACAATCCCAGTGGCTATAATTGCGTACTCACCACGAATCTCCAGTGGCCCACCTCCTACCACCTATGCCAGAAGAGGAGTTGCTGTTCAACTGAATTGTGTAGCTACTGGTATCCCCAAGGCAGAAGTGGCATGGGAGACTCCAGACAGAACAAGGTTAATTGTCAGTACTCAGCCACGCCTGTTTGGAAACAAGTATATACACCCTCAGGGCTTCCTTATAATCCAGAACCCCACGCCAAGAGACACAGGTTTCTACAGATGTACAGCTAGAAATGTGATTGGGGTTGACTCAAAGGGTACATACCTTCATGTGTACTGA